The stretch of DNA agagggacgctgtcctgcagcgtctgtttgctactttgacccaaagactgtcacagatactTCATATAAATGtgtgggaactgcgttaacttgtgcagaaaagggtagaatatgtgatctttaaaatgTCTATTGCATGAGCGACAGAGAAATGCGGGTCGACTGAACGGTGCGAAAGAATAATGCTTCTGTCTGGAACAGGAGTAAACCCCACACCGCTGCTCTGGCTCAAGAGCAGCCGACTGCAGGGCGTATTTATGGCTGCCGCTCTCGTCCTAGATGTTAATGGACTTTAAATGGACAGGCAGAAACTGCAGAGACACACTTAATGTCCTCTTCATTTTTAACCTTGACCTACCTATTTTGCACCTGGGGTAACCGCTGCCAGACACGCGCGCACGTTCCGCAGAGGAGGTCATTTATAATTAGTTTCACAGCACGACAGCAGTCCTGCTCCGCCACACACAATCAAACACACCTCTCGTCGTCCGCCCGCGTGTCCAATCAGTATTCAAGGCAATCACgtaatcacattttttttaataatgcgTCTCCCACTGGAGAACACGGTGCAACAGAGTGGGCTGGCTAGTAGGCAATAagcaacaacaacgacaacaaaaaagTGATAAGCAGAAAACCATTATGCTCACAGTTTACTTCTGCGTTGCTCTTTTAACATCATATTTttcacccagcagcagcagcggcggtgtgtgtgtgtgtgtgtgcgtgtgtgtgtgtgtgtgtggctgtcagGGAGTGTGACAGCTCTATACCTCCTTGCCAGGTTGCCACAGGAAGCCCTGAGCGAGCTGCGGGCCAATGCGCAGCGGTCGAAGCTTGACCTGCGAGCCTTGGAGAACTCTTGTTGGGGGGGTCTGACGTTTCTAACCTGGGTCCTCATAAATGGTATTTTAATGTTAACGTTTAATATtatattcctgacctcattctggatcagatccagaagacatttttcatgacagttcatatcggacccctttatgtcTGTGATttttgaattgaatgcatattttaaaagatttttttttaaacctccattaaaagcaaatgagaaaatgtgggggtttttttggcGGGGGGGATACCAGGCAGGTATCCGGAACGTTCTCGATtaaagttagaccaagacacatctgatgaagatgaatgatgaatatatttattagatagaatgttagagtacaagtacagtcaaacagtagcatgtattacagtacaagtacagtcaaatcttcagattttttttttccacgatGATCCaaccagcagtttttccgtaatcctgctaacagacaaacaaacaaacaaacaaacaaacagacaaacagacaaacagacaaacagacaaacagacaaacgccttcaaaaacagaacctcctcgtaAGAGGAAATAAGAAACCGAGCGGCGAAATCATCCGATGCTGCCACCTAGCGGAGGGATAAAGACCTGCATTTAAAGTCTATACGTGGGAACAGAAGTGGCAAACATTGTTGGtggtgcgtgcgcgcgcgcgcgcgcctcaCGTTGACGTAACCCTCCTCGCAGCATCAGACTGGGTGACGTGCTGCTTTCATTAGTCCTTCAAATGACATAAATGGGCTGTGATATCGGGTCTCGCCCTTTTATGTGTTCATCACCGACACGTAACAGTTTCATCACCCGCGTCTGTGCGCGCTCAGGCGCGCCGCAGCGGCGGCTCCAGCCGCGGCGCGCCTCATAGCAGCATCTTTTTTGATGAGGGTTTGTATGTGTGTCACAGAGCAACCCTGTCCTCTCTTTCACCCCGAAAATACAGAAATACTCcctcctcatcttctctctctttctccacgctcccctcctctcctctccgcctcCACCATGAGGCTTTGATCCGCCCCCGCAGCCCCGCTGCAAAGATGACAgggggaggaaagagaggagagaaagagatgacAGCTCCTCAACAAGTGTGGAGCAtctggggagggagagagagagagagagagagagaggagagtctGAGGATGAGCGTCTCACCAcggggggaggaagagagaaagagagagtgggggagagagagagagagagagcgttagTCTGAGGATGAGCGTCTCAccacggaggaggaagaggcgcgCAGCATCAAGAGACACTGGAGCTGGATTAAGTttaaacacgcacgcacgcacacgcacgcacacacacacacatgtcgcCTCGCACACAGACAGATCATAAAGCAGCTTAAAGGTCAGCACGCTATTTTAAGAATCGTTTCAcgaaaagacaaaaatacagtgaaaatattacgttttgttttgtttgtctctgatCTGAAATCTTTCATTGATTTCTtccacagagaaaataaatatgtagACGAAGTACATGGATAATAATTGATTATCCGGACATGCTGTTGATCAGGTTTTCAGAGGTAATGGaatctttccctcctcctcctccttcttcctgcACTCCAATCACCTGCATGGCAGCGCTAACAGGATTTGAGGATCAGAAAAGTTGCGAGTTGAATTCCTCGCTGCTGACACTGATTCTGGTGAATCCTCGACAGATCCAGATGCATCCGGCCTCGAGTTAGACAAAACTCCtgcttccctttctctcctgcCAACCGCCAGATCAACACACTGGCACCCTGcaggagatgtgtgtgtgtgtgtgcgtgtgcgtgtgcgtgtgcgtgtgcgtgtgtgtgtgtgtgtgtgtgtgaggataaTTGCCTGGATTTATGGGTGACAGGAACAGTTTACTGTGTCATTTGGATTTTCAGGGACAAGAGTTCACTCGGCGGTGAATGTGacaaagagcacacacacacacatgcacacatgcacacacacacacacacacaagctgactTGGAAGCGTAGGATTTTCACAGCTTAGTGTTTGCATGTCGCAGCGATAGCTGGTGTATTGAATGTGTGGGATGGAGGAGCGCTACATGTGAGGAGACAGATGCTGAAGCTTGGAGTGGCACgcaaacaaacactcacacacacacgcacactcacacacacacacacacacacacacgctatgcATGATGCCCAAAAAATCTGGCAGACACTGCAATGAAGCTGATTTGCTCAGCACTCCTGTCCCGCAGATGAACTCCCGCTACTGAGAATCACACCAAACCAAAAGGGAGTCTGATCAAATACTCCAACTCCCCACCGTGGActcctccaaacacacacacacacacacacacacacacacacacacgcacggataCAAAAAGACAGGGTGGGATGACGATGGAATCTTAATATCcagcatatttacatttcaagCCCAACGGCTGTCAGCACATCtctgttcggggggggggggggggtgtcaagaACACCCAGATCTGGCCTCGCTCTGTTTCCCCTCCAACCTTCCATCCCATCATCCTGCTGGGATATTCCAGCATCAAGTCAAAGGAGAGGAGCCGCTGTTTCACCCCTCATTGTGTTTACAAGTCTCTGTTTACGTCGATGGACCGCCGCAGTTTTCCATTCAATTTGTCTCTTTACTCTCTTTTCATTCCATTTGTTGCAAGAACTTTAACACATGAAATTGAACGTGCTgctaaatatttattctgtgtaCCGGTCTCTTTTTTCCATCAGTTCAATCCGCTGACTTTGTCCGTCACAGCTTACTAAGGTGTTGTCTTAAAGTGGCTTTTTGTTTGCCAGAtaaagagacaaagaaataaagacatgaacacaataaaaaaaaaaacaccaaataaaaaacaaacaaacaaaccatgaCTCAGAGCATTTAAAACGGTCTGTCCGTGACGTCACTGAGCTGCACCGATGAACCAACCCGTCAACTTCAAGCGATTTGGGAACAACTAAATTGAGAAATGTGTGTGACGTCATCCCGGCTATTAGGATTCAGGTTACGAACAAAAGTAAAACTTCTGACagggaggaaaacaaagaagctCGTCGAACAGGCGCTGCTCCGGATTAGACATTAAATTAgttcgtctgtttgtttgtttctcatttgGGTTTCGCGATAAGCATTTGAGTAGGAGGTTCATTTATGGAACTCTCCACGCTgcctttttctgtttgtctgtccgagcagACAGACGCGGAACGGAGGACGCGCGGCAGCTGCGTCAAGACGCGTTTAAatcaaagagagagaaaccagTCCGGCAGGCGTCCAGCATGGAATCAGTCTGCAATAACAGGCGGTCAGGAAAAAGCGCTGTCGGCCAATCGCTGTCCTGCACTGCCCTCTGCAGGACGAACAGAAGCGTTGCCTATAGATTAAAGGTGATGCTGCTGTTACAATTTAATCACATATATTTATACTCAGACATGTATGAAACAGAACCAGGCcactttagtttatttatttatcaccttatacatttgtgtttttcatcaaATATGAAGCACTTTTAAGGAAGAGAAGTTTTAAAGAGTTCCAGCAAAAGGACAAATAATGTCAAACAAGAGCGTCTGAAGGCACAAAACGTTTTTAATCTCCTTTTTACGCTTTTACTTTTGAGGCTTGTATAaaaatctgtctctctgtgatTCGCCTCACAGTCGCCCTGTAAAGTTTTAAAAAGAAGAACCTTTACTCTTCCCACTGCAGAGAAATCAGTTTGTACACACCtgaatacaacacacacacctgcagtatTCACATGCAGCTCCCAAGTAGGAGCAGGTAgggggcggtgccttgctcaaagaCACCTCTGCAGCGTCCAGGAGTTGAACCATGGGAGCTCTGGCACATCCATCCCGGAGACGTAACACAAAGACGCCTCGGAGGATGACCGTCACTTTCCTCTTTCTTGTTGCAGGCCTGAGAATTCAGACCTCGGACTGAAGAAAGCGGCCGAGGTAACCGCAAAGTCGACGAAAAATAAAGAATCACTTccctggttgccatggcaacacgcCTGCTCCTCACCAGAGCATCATCCCTGAGCGCAGAGGCATCTGTCTGTGGCGGGAGAAATAAAGAGACGGATAGACAGCAGCAGAAAGGCAGGCGGACGCAAAGCAGGCATTTCAGCAGCTTCTCGTCTAATTACCACCAAGTCCCAAAATACTCATTAGTAttcatcagcacacacacacacacacacacggtcaacATCTTTATGGAAATAACTCAGATTCCAAACAAGCCCTCAGCACAGCCAGATGCACTCGAACTCACCATGAGTGGGTGGACGTGAAATTTAATTCAGTCTACCCAGACCTACAAAATAAACCTGCAATTTGTGTTTCTTGCATTtcgcttcttttcttttttgttgttgatattTTTCATCATATATCCGCTGAGGATCTGATTATTGAACTTCCCTGAACTTCAATCATACTCTGAAAATCAACTGAACACTAAATTCACATGTTTGCAGAccgaacacacaaaaaacataacaATCGCGCTACTTGAATTCATACCATGACTGtaatatgtatttgtttttattttatatttatatattttttttatcttccagATAAGTCAAACAACAAGTCAGTCGTCCCACGAAACCTCTCAGAGGGGAGTGAAGGTGGAGACGGAGCAGCATTTGTATACAGTTTAGAATAACTCGATGCATTTACGGTGAAAAACCGTTAGAAGCAATAATTAagactgcatttattttctactgtgattcagccatttttttaaaatcaaacacaagCTATTTTCCAATACGTAGTGGCTCTGCAACACTCCCCTGCCAGAGAGATACCCCAGAAGGCTCTCTACCACCATTTTCTAAAGTGAGAGACATCCTAAAGGAAACGTTAACAGGTTTGATAGAACAAACAGGAACCCTAGAGgatttctaattatttttaatggttaaaataaagaataatctCCAGCAGACAAACAGCCCTGCAGCTGCATCATTAGACACCTGACAACCATTGCAATAGAGGGTCTAATTGCAGCAATAACCTATATAATTAAGCTGTGTTATCTAAATTAAATGTGTTAACCTCTGTATTGTTTAGTTTTGTAGAAAGAATTACCAACTCACATCTTTATGTCCAACTTACCTTCCACTGGGTGCTGAACTAGTCTCTGCTACTTGACAGATTGAGAAGTGAACCAGCAGAAAAATCTCTGCATGTCACCGAATCCTGAAGCCTTTAAATCTGGCCTCTGTGCTGGCCAAGGAAGTTATAATTATGacagcgtgtgtttgtttgtttgtttgtttgtttgcttgcttgttagcaggattacggaaaaactgttggatCGATCTGAAGAAAAATTTGAAGTTGGGTCTTGttctaacttggatcccatcaaattttgagagcaatctggatttttccatttacttataatggaggcttcttaaaaaaaatcagatcttgtaaaatatgcattcaattcaatcacagtcataaaagggtccgaaaaatgtcttctggatctgatccagaatgaggtcaggaaaaagttttgaattttaacattaaaacggCATTTATGAATGCACTGGAGTTTATTGGGGATTTTAtggcaagacaaaaaaaaacctgatacAGTAGTCGAGTCGGGATGTGATGAGGAACTGGATCAGAGTGGAGTGCAGATCTGTCCACACGGCCAGTACTGTGGTTTtcagaaaaatgaaatataattgcAGTCTGTAACCAGCGCCATGTAATTGTGGGGAATATtagaatgtatttataaaatCCATGTGCCAGTTTGTTTGTGCATTGAGATTGATCTAAAACTATTGATTATAGATCATTTTCTATGTACTGGACCTAAATCGGATTTAGTCTTTGTGGTTAAGGAGTAATcttacacacaaaataaataaatgcatgtaaatgtggTCGCTGAATATATATTGATCCATTCAGACcaataagaaaatatttaatgccCTCAAACCACTGTCATCTTGACCTTTAGATTGACCCGCGTCAACCCAGTGTTTTCAATTATCCATTTTGAAATAGTTTTAAGATTCTCTTTGCAGATTGAAGATTATAAACAGTCCAGATGTTATGCATCACCTGTAAATGTAGTTAGAAGCTACATGCTATGAATGCTTGCTACCTGCATCTCATGCTTGCAGCAGACATCCAGGTGAAACAATTAGCCTGAAATTCAGATTCAAATTCATATAATAGTTGATCTGACTGCTGAAATAAACAGCATGCTAGCCATACACGTAAAcataattgtaataataatgctgAATTTCAATTTAATCCAATGTTTGTAACCAAACTGAGGgcctctttttgttttcttaacagTGCTAAGTCAACCGAGCCTGCCAACGAAGGCGGgcaaatatatattaaaattagTGGAACGAGCAGCTGCAGCGACCAATAGGAAGACAATTCGTCGTTCAAATCAGCCAATGGAAGCAGTTGGATGCGGCGCGTCTCCTCTCAGGGTACGCTAGGGGCGGTGCTTGTCTGCGAAGACCCTCCCCACAAGACGCTGGGTTTGGTTGCACACAGGCTgcagtttcagtttgttttattcACCATTTTGAGTAgctgaaggtaaaaaaaaataagaatatttgcGCCAGGAGGGCAAGTCGCTGCCGTACTTTCATTTCCACGGTGCTAGCTCAGACGGTGGAGCATTGGGTCAACCTCGCTGCTTCGCAGAGCGggaattgtttcttttttttctccttttcttctcccaTCCTTAACCTCTACAGTATTCCTGCAAAATGGCAAGACCAGTGAGGTAGGTGTGCTAAAGCCGTCCCTCCCGTACGTTAGCGGCACCGTGCTGGCAGGCGTCGCGGATAACACGCACGCCTCGACCACGCTGTGCCGTTTGAGCTGcgaatttgtttgtttcattaaaaaataatgtgtgGGAATGCGAGCGCGCGTGTCGCCCCTCTGTGCACCCTAACATGGATCCCAGCGGCGTGGACTGTTCGCCATGTCTTGTCTGAGCTACGCGCCGCTGTGTCGTGTTTCCACGCTAATGGATGCCTCCGCGGGCTACTTTGTTAGCCGCTATGGAGGCCACGCTGAAAATTAGGCGGTGTGATTTTAGCCAGAtacgttttttattttattttttacgtttCTCTTATGCATGGCGAGTTAATGTATTTCCTCTCGGACTGGGGGTGGGAATATGGCTACCCCATTCATCCGGCGGGGGCTCCGAAAGCTAACGCGCCCCCCCACCAGCAGGACTAGAACCGAAGGGGGAAAAAACcaccagaggaggaggtggtgttCGGCCTCGGGATTTGATCTTGTTGCCGCGCAGAACAGACATGTTTGCCGTAGTAATActcctttaaaaaagaaaaaaaatcattatttatcGCGTGTAAATGTTTTCACAAGCACAAGAATGTCGGCTAATGGCCGTCGGAATATGCCGTCGTCGTCAGTTAAAACGTGTAGGGAGAACGGATCTACATTTTCTAGCGCTGGTAGTAAATTATCATTGCTGGCTGATGTCAGAGGAGGGCGGAGAGCTACAAGGAGCCACTCGCCACACCCCCACAAAGCCTCATCCCAGTCACTGTAACAATGCGCGGGTCTCGCGCTGCTTCGAATTCAAATTAAAACCCCCCATTAGAGGAAATGTTGTCTAATTTAAAGCCTTGCAATCTGcttattagtttatttttatgGCTTTCAAGTGTGCCATTTTTTTGGCAATCTAAATGTGAAATTTTATTCTCATTAACGGTATTCGGagttagaaaatatattttaattcaaagGTTTTTCCTGCCTAATGTATCAAAGGTAATGATACAATTCTTTAAATTTATAGTAAGATAGCTAAAAACATTAATTGATGCAAAGATAGTACTAATTATAATTATCACCACTATTATtaatacaacacacacatccCCATACATAATTAATTTGCACATTATTAAGGATGTTAAAAATAATGTGTATTGAAACTTAAATTAACTTGATTAAAATTATTTGCTGTCAAACGTACTGTTTAGCTGTTCCTGGGAACTTGTAGCTTCTGGCAGAATGCAGtcaatttcaaatatttttgaacCCAGTGGAATACATTCTGCAAGTTCAAACTTATAACCTTGTTTCTCGTATAAATATAAGCACATCCTGAATCGGATAGAAGTTGGTTCAGAGGCACGTTTAACAGCCGACAGTTTGAAATGTGGACTTCTCGGACTGAAGGAACACTTTGTCCGTCTCCACAGATCTCTAGTGCTTGTACGTCCTTGTTTCGGGTTGTTGGTAGGCGTACAGCTCGCTATTCACACGGATGAGACATGCGTTGCGTTTATAGACTCGGTGACTGGAAACGGTTTCCTCAAAAGTCTGGTCTTATGTTCCATAAATCCATGTCTGTTTTGAATTCAGCGCCACCTGTGGGATTGAAGGTCATGAGCGTTCAATGGCATTCTTTGTCCTTGTTGGAGAGAATCTTTTCACGTGATACGTTGTAAATCTATTAGATCTATACGTTGAGAAATGATGTTAATAAAACGATTGGACTTCCTAACCCGGCCAGTTGTCAAAAAGTAAGGAACATATTTCCATCTCTGTGAGACTGCCTTTTTGGAATGCATCTTTCAAACCCAGCCAAGATACTAGGAGTAAACAACGAAAGTAATTGTACATATTTTCAACCAGGTGCAAATTGTTGCCCAATGATATCAAATCAAGCGACACGTTTGAGATTAACGTGTTATTTATGCACTAATTTCCACGTTGTCCATAAACAGCCACCAATCTTTTGAGAGGAATCTGCTGCTTCAAGCCCAACAAAACTCCACGCTGCGATCCACGAGTAGAAACTGACCTGCAGAATAGGACATGATGCCTTTCCGAGTGTAGACGAGTGGAGCCGGTACTACGCAGTGGAAATGCGTTTTcattttttagtttgtttgAATTGTGTTTGTGGTTCAAACTGCATCTTCACATCCTCTTGACTTGTTACCTGAACTGGAGGCGGAGGCCGTCACCTGAAGCTCCCCTCAAACACTTTGCTAAATTAACCCTGGAAACAGTAGATGGTGGCGCATTGTTCAGTGCTGTGTCCCCAACCGGCCCAGTCCGGACATTTACACACGACTTGCTTATTGCTACCCGTACAGTTGCTTGACAAGACCTATAATTGCTTTGTTTCTGTGCCCCGCCCCTTCAgaagtaatgtgtgtgtgtggcactttagtcctttttaaataataaaaaatcataATGAAATAGCATGGAGACAAAGAAACCATATTGACCCATCAATTACTCAATAtctaataattaatttattgcTAAAATTAGTTTACGCAGTTTTCACTTTAACATCAGACATGTTTTTACCTGGGCCAGGTGTAATGCAGAATTATAAAGCGGCGGTGACGCACCTACAGGCTGCTCGTCGGTTCCCGAGTGGGACGGCGGTGTGGGCGGAGCTAGCTTTGTGTCATTGAAGCctgatgcagtgtgtgtgtgtgtgtgtgttctacttCACAGGAACCGGAAGGTGGTGAACTACTCACAATTCAATGAGTCTGATGATGCAGGTGAGACCTTAGGATGTGTTTTCAGtacatgtaataaaataaaatccattttaaaaGCGGGATTAAAGATCTTCCACATGATcttaattttttgttttcaaaaactTCCTGGCGCTAAAGAATACATTTACCGACCATCCGTTGAATATTTCGCGAAGCGTTGTGAATTCAGAATTTCAGTCAAAGCTGCACAACGATAGATCCACAGATGGTCGCCAGCGTCCGTCTTTTCATCCACGACTCCCACCGAAGCCTTTATTCTTTTATTCGGCGTGTAACTAAACTGGAGCAGATGCAATATCGGTTCAAACCCTGGAGCGTAGCTGGTGCTCGGAGGGGCTCCGTGTTCTCTGTGGTCGACGACGCGGTGGTGCTATCGGCGTGATCCGCAGCCAATGAGAGCGCGCCCGCGTGCGTTGCTGCAAATGAACGTCTGGCTTCTCCTTTCCCTACAGATGAGGAGTATGGCGGCACTAAGCCGAAGAAGGTGCGCCCAGCTCCCCGTGAGCCGAAGCACAAGCGATCAAAGAACTCGCAGGATGACAGGTGAGCCCTTCGCTTCGACTGACAGGCCGGACGGCTTCCTGCGGCGTGCGCTTTCACTTCCGTCTCACTCGGATGTATCGTTGGATGCTAGTCCGATGCTGCGCTGCCGACAGGGACGGGATATTTGTAAGTAATAGACGGCTTCGGTCCGAGCAGGGTGGGAATCGGGGCTGCGCTCCACATTTGTGTCTCTTATTGGATCACTAAATAAAGATTTGCTGACATCAACGGCGAATGTTCCGTCCAGTCAGCGCATCTTCGCGTGGCGGGGAGGTCGGCTAGGACGGGCTCGCTAGCTACGACGCTCCGCTGATATAATATAGCCCGTTGAGACGGTGTGTTCAAGTTGCTCCGGATGTTTTCGGTTCTTCTGCGCCTCGGTTTAACCGTCGAGTGAGCAAATCCCAGAGAACGCTGATTTGTTGCTCAGATAATCTTTTCCTCTTCGCAGTGAGGAGTCTGATGACAAGCTCTCCAAATCCAAAAATGATTCGGCAGGTAAGATGAATGCTTCCCGAGACATTTTGTGCCTGAGAGCAGGCGAGAACGGTCGCCCCAACTTCACCCTGTGTCACTTCTGCAGAAGACTTTGGCAGCGAGGATGAAGGCAATGACtttggagagggagaggaagaggaggatgaagatggaggTAGTGactatgaggaaaaaaaagggaaaaaggcAAAGAAAGTGAAGGTGGAGAAGCCCAGCAAGAGGGGTCCCAAGAGAAAACGGCCTGCAGGTAAGGATGGCGTTTGTTTCCCGACCAATAGGGATGGATCTTCTCCATAAGGGTGCGTTAACGCGTTTCGTACCCGTGTGTTCGTCACCCAGACGACAGCGACGACGACCAGGAAATGAGTCGAAAGCGCACGGTGCGCCAGGCGGCCTCCAAGGCCGTCTCCAAACAGAGGGAGATCCTGCTGGGGGACGGGGGcagcgaggatgaggagcacgAAGATCAGGAGGAGCCCTACTTGGATCGTATGTACACAAACCACCGGCGCGCCGTTACCGCTGAGACCGAACCCACCCGGTTGTATTGATTTCAAGTTGTGCTGTTCCATGCTAACTCATGTTAACCGGCATGCTAGCGGTGCGACAACGGGAAGTTGTAGCGACCGTTCCACGGGTTCCTTAAACGCAACATCCTCTGTGTGCAGCTGACGAGTCCGGCAGCGACGAAGACTTCACGGTGGAGGATGACGACGACAGCGACTACGGCCGCTCCAAGAAGAAGGGCAAGAAGGTGCTTCGAAGGGGACGGCCAGACAAGAAGGACAAGAAAAGCCCCAAACCTCGACTAAAGGCCACAGGTCAGGGGTCAAGTCCGTCCACGCCGCAGCCTGCGGGGAAACTCTGTGGTTGTAAATGTTGTAGCAGTGATTTGAGGAAGCGTAAGGCTCGTGCCATCGTGTAGCTAACGGAACGTGATCCCTGACTGGTCTCATTCTCACCCCAGTGACCCCCAGCCCAATGAAAGGAAAGGGGAAAGGGCGTCCCAGCACCAAGGCAGTGGAGAAGAGTTCacccaaagaggaggaggaggaggaggaagaggaggacccggagagtcccctggaggaagaggaagaggaggcagagaagaaggaaaccTCCCCGGCCCCCAAGAAGACGACGAAGGAAGGTGCAGGAGGAAACgacgacgaggaggacgaggaggaggaggatggctcAGAAGAGGAGGCGCCCTCTGGAGATGACTAGAAGATGCTGCCCACTGAAGTCTGTCCTTCATCTGTCtcttttgatttttaaatttcatttagttattattttatttcccccccttttcatttcattaaattcTTCCCGGTGGCCTGGCTTGATGGGTTGgactttgttttgctttttttctggtttcgcttctgtcctgtcctgaacatTTTGCTCATATGACCCCGacccctcgtcttcatcaccaaT from Brachionichthys hirsutus isolate HB-005 unplaced genomic scaffold, CSIRO-AGI_Bhir_v1 contig_1451, whole genome shotgun sequence encodes:
- the LOC137916828 gene encoding nuclear ubiquitous casein and cyclin-dependent kinase substrate 1-like isoform X1, with protein sequence MARPVRNRKVVNYSQFNESDDADEEYGGTKPKKVRPAPREPKHKRSKNSQDDSEESDDKLSKSKNDSAEDFGSEDEGNDFGEGEEEEDEDGGSDYEEKKGKKAKKVKVEKPSKRGPKRKRPADDSDDDQEMSRKRTVRQAASKAVSKQREILLGDGGSEDEEHEDQEEPYLDPDESGSDEDFTVEDDDDSDYGRSKKKGKKVLRRGRPDKKDKKSPKPRLKATVTPSPMKGKGKGRPSTKAVEKSSPKEEEEEEEEEDPESPLEEEEEEAEKKETSPAPKKTTKEGAGGNDDEEDEEEEDGSEEEAPSGDD
- the LOC137916828 gene encoding nuclear ubiquitous casein and cyclin-dependent kinase substrate 1-like isoform X2; translated protein: MARPVRNRKVVNYSQFNESDDADEEYGGTKPKKVRPAPREPKHKRSKNSQDDSEESDDKLSKSKNDSAEDFGSEDEGNDFGEGEEEEDEDGGSDYEEKKGKKAKKVKVEKPSKRGPKRKRPADDSDDDQEMSRKRTVRQAASKAVSKQREILLGDGGSEDEEHEDQEEPYLDRESGSDEDFTVEDDDDSDYGRSKKKGKKVLRRGRPDKKDKKSPKPRLKATVTPSPMKGKGKGRPSTKAVEKSSPKEEEEEEEEEDPESPLEEEEEEAEKKETSPAPKKTTKEGAGGNDDEEDEEEEDGSEEEAPSGDD